The proteins below are encoded in one region of Cololabis saira isolate AMF1-May2022 chromosome 13, fColSai1.1, whole genome shotgun sequence:
- the pgm1 gene encoding phosphoglucomutase-1 has protein sequence MVKITVVKTKAYSDQKPGTSGLRKRVTVFQQNQHYAENFIQSIISVIEPAERQAATLVVGGDGRFFMKEAIQLIVQIAAANGINHLVIGQNGIMSTPAVSCVIRKLKAVGGIILTASHNPGGPSGDFGIKYNISSGGPAPEGITNKIYDISKGLHEYHICPDLKVDLAKIGKQTFEVDTFKQFVVEIVDSVEAYAEMLRGIFDFHALKELLSGAHHIKVRLDAMHGVVGPYVKKIVCEELGSPADSAVNCVPKEDFGGHHPDPNLTYASDLVNAMKGGDYDFGAAFDGDGDRNMVLGKHGFFVNPSDSVAVIAANITSIPYFKKTGVKGLARSMPTSGALDNVAKALKMNLYETPTGWKFFGNLMDAGKLSLCGEESFGTGSDHIREKDGLWAVLAWLSILAARKQSVEEIMKEHWQKFGRNFFTRYDYEEVESDPANKMIKALETQMFDAHFKGKKFSSGDKSYEVAVADNFAYTDPVDSSVSKNQGLRIVFSDGSRIIFRLSGTGSAGATIRLYIDSYEKDHAKIYQDPQVMLAPLVDIALKISQLRETTGRTAPTVIT, from the exons ATGGTGAAAATTACCGTAGTGAAGACGAAAGCCTACTCGGACCAGAAGCCCGGGACGAGCGGCCTGAGGAAGAGGGTGACGGTgttccagcagaaccagcactATGCGGAAAACTTCATCCAGAGCATCATCTCGGTGATCGAGCCCGCGGAGCGCCAGGCGGCCAcgctggtggtgggaggagacgGACGCTTCTTCATGAAGGAGGCCATCCAGCTGATCGTGCAGATCGCTGCTGCCAACGGG ATTAATCACCTTGTAATTGGTCAGAATGGCATCATGTCCACCCCAGCCGTCTCCTGTGTGATCCGCAAGTTAAAGGCAGTCGGTGGTATCATTCTCACAGCCAGTCACAATCCAGGTGGTCCCAGTGGAGATTTCGGCATCAAATACAACATTTCAAGTGGAG GTCCTGCTCCCGAGGGCATAACAAACAAAATATATGATATTAGTAAAGGCCTGCATGAGTATCACATCTGTCCAGACCTAAAAGTGGATCTGGCCAAGATTGGCAAGCAGACCTTTGAAGTGGACACTTTCAAGCAGTTCGTAG TGGAGATTGTCGATTCAGTTGAAGCCTATGCTGAGATGCTTCGGGGCATCTTTGACTTTCATGCACTCAAGGAGCTTCTCTCTGGAGCCCACCACATTAAAGTGCGACTGGATGCTATGCATGgag TGGTTGGTCCTTACGTCAAGAAGATCGTGTGTGAGGAGCTGGGTTCTCCTGCCGACTCAGCAGTCAATTGTGTCCCCAAGGAAGACTTTGGTGGCCACCACCCTGACCCCAACTTGACCTACGCTTCCGACCTGGTCAATGCCATGAAAGGAGGAGATTATGACTTTGGAGCCGCCTTTGATGGTGATGGC GATCGCAACATGGTGTTGGGTAAACACGGTTTCTTTGTGAACCCCTCAGATTCTGTGGCTGTCATCGCAGCCAACATTACTAGCATCCCATACTTTAAGAAGACTGGTGTCAAAGGCCTGGCCCGCAGTATGCCCACCAGTGGAGCTTTAGACAA TGTGGCTAAAGCCCTGAAGATGAACCTGTACGAGACTCCAACTGGCTGGAAGTTCTTTGGGAATCTGATGGACGCTGGTAAACTTTCCCTGTGCGGAGAGGAGAGCTTCGGCACTG GCTCAGATCATATCCGTGAGAAGGATGGCTTGTGGGCTGTGCTGGCCTGGTTATCAATCTTAGCCGCCAGGAAACAGAGCGTGGAGGAGATCATGAAGGAACACTGGCAGAAATTTGGCAGGAACTTCTTCACCAG GTACGACTACGAGGAGGTCGAGTCAGATCCTGCTAATAAGATGATCAAGGCTTTGGAGACTCAGATGTTTGACGCACACTTTAAGGGAAAGAAGTTCTCATCCGGTGATAAGAGTTACGAGGTGGCTGTTGCTGACAACTTCGCTTACACAGACCCTGTGGATAGCAGTGTGTCCAAAAACCAG gGCCTTCGGATCGTCTTTTCCGATGGCTCTAGGATCATTTTCCGTCTCAGCGGCACAGGCAGTGCGGGAGCCACCATCAGGCTCTACATTGACAGCTATGAGAAAGATCACGCAAAGATTTACCAGGATCCACAG